A region from the Candidatus Buchananbacteria bacterium genome encodes:
- a CDS encoding aminoacyl-tRNA hydrolase, whose amino-acid sequence MKLIVGLGNPGSEYQNTWHNLGFIVVDQVKQKYAQSDLGFKVQKKFKAEVCEVANADEKIILAKPTTFMNNSGAAVKALATFYKINPADIWIIHDEIDLPLGKIRISHNASAGGHKGVQSIIDEIGSQAFVRFRVGIRPNEPTKIPTEKYVLQKIDQTSKLTLEENLQTVLSAIEVGLATGIAEAMNEFN is encoded by the coding sequence ATGAAATTAATTGTCGGTTTAGGCAATCCGGGAAGTGAATATCAAAACACCTGGCACAATCTGGGTTTTATTGTCGTTGATCAGGTTAAACAAAAATATGCCCAGTCAGACCTCGGCTTTAAAGTGCAAAAAAAGTTTAAGGCTGAAGTCTGCGAAGTTGCCAACGCTGATGAAAAAATCATTTTGGCAAAACCAACAACTTTTATGAACAACTCCGGCGCGGCCGTTAAAGCATTAGCAACATTCTATAAAATCAACCCGGCCGACATTTGGATTATCCACGATGAAATTGATTTACCACTTGGTAAAATCAGAATTTCCCACAACGCTTCCGCTGGCGGTCATAAAGGAGTGCAGTCTATTATTGATGAAATCGGCAGCCAGGCTTTTGTCCGCTTCCGGGTTGGCATTCGGCCAAACGAACCGACAAAAATTCCCACCGAAAAATATGTCTTGCAAAAAATTGACCAAACCAGTAAATTAACCTTGGAAGAAAATCTGCAAACCGTTTTATCCGCCATTGAAGTCGGTCTGGCAACGGGCATTGCCGAAGCTATGAACGAATTCAATTAA
- the der gene encoding ribosome biogenesis GTPase Der, giving the protein MIKLPSVVIVGRTNVGKSSLFNRLTESSKALISQQAGTTRDYNLGTVAWRKKTFQLIDTGGVNIDILKNSIQALLPNNKESQKILRQTTTIEKEIILQTKEALGKADVVMMVVDGQSGLLPEDRELALVIKKLNIPTFLVCNKIDNPKYRHQINDFFALGLGQPYPVSAANGSGVGDFLDELIKKIKGRSGRPAKEVIQTKGIRVALIGKPNAGKSSLVNQILGEKRVIVSETPQTTREPQDTEIIYKGKKVILIDTAGIKKKARVEPGIEKTATRKSLNTIKNADVIMFMTDVSQGLTKQDSAISGMIRDEGKGLIIIANKWDLVEGKTTASDQEFRNYYQKNLPHLSFAPLVFTSALTGKNVDKLLDLVLEIYEELNKEISDEVLQTVLEEILKKHRPTQAKGPKRPKIRSLSQLRTNPQIFIVTVGAQESVHFSYLRFIENRLRERFNFLGVPVTIRVASGRE; this is encoded by the coding sequence ATGATCAAACTACCCTCCGTCGTTATTGTTGGACGCACTAACGTCGGCAAGTCGTCATTATTTAACCGGCTCACCGAAAGCAGCAAAGCGCTGATTTCCCAACAAGCCGGCACAACCCGCGACTACAACTTAGGAACCGTTGCCTGGCGAAAAAAAACCTTCCAGCTAATCGATACTGGCGGCGTTAATATTGATATTCTCAAAAACAGCATTCAGGCACTGCTGCCAAATAATAAAGAAAGTCAAAAAATTTTACGGCAAACCACTACGATTGAAAAAGAAATTATTCTGCAGACCAAGGAAGCACTTGGCAAAGCAGACGTTGTCATGATGGTCGTTGACGGCCAATCCGGCCTGTTGCCCGAAGACCGCGAGCTCGCGTTAGTAATTAAAAAATTAAATATTCCAACTTTTTTAGTCTGCAATAAAATTGACAACCCTAAATACCGCCACCAAATTAACGATTTTTTTGCGCTTGGTCTGGGTCAGCCCTATCCGGTTTCGGCCGCAAACGGTAGCGGTGTTGGCGACTTTCTGGATGAATTGATAAAAAAAATTAAGGGTCGGTCCGGACGACCAGCTAAAGAAGTAATACAAACCAAAGGTATTCGCGTCGCGCTAATTGGCAAGCCAAATGCCGGAAAGTCGTCTTTGGTTAATCAAATCTTAGGCGAAAAGCGCGTGATTGTTTCTGAAACGCCACAAACCACCCGCGAACCACAGGATACCGAAATTATCTACAAAGGTAAAAAAGTAATTTTGATTGATACGGCCGGCATCAAAAAAAAGGCTCGAGTTGAACCCGGGATTGAAAAAACGGCTACCAGGAAAAGTCTTAATACCATCAAAAATGCCGACGTTATCATGTTTATGACGGACGTTAGCCAGGGCCTAACTAAGCAAGATTCAGCAATCTCGGGCATGATTCGCGACGAGGGCAAGGGTTTAATCATCATCGCCAACAAGTGGGACTTGGTTGAAGGCAAAACCACCGCCAGCGACCAGGAATTTCGTAACTATTATCAAAAAAATCTGCCTCACCTGTCTTTTGCACCATTAGTTTTTACTTCTGCTCTAACCGGTAAAAATGTTGATAAACTGCTTGACTTGGTCTTAGAAATTTATGAAGAACTAAATAAAGAAATCTCCGATGAGGTACTACAAACTGTCTTAGAAGAAATTCTGAAAAAACACCGCCCAACCCAGGCCAAAGGTCCCAAGCGACCAAAAATACGTTCCCTAAGTCAACTGCGAACTAACCCACAAATATTTATCGTCACCGTCGGCGCGCAAGAATCAGTTCACTTCTCATATTTACGGTTTATTGAAAACCGCCTGCGGGAACGTTTTAACTTTCTTGGGGTACCTGTTACAATACGGGTAGCTTCAGGCAGAGAATAA
- a CDS encoding LCP family protein — MTRTEPNFLSEEGKIVEQPKRKKRTISKIIIYLLIIFVILGIFFGIGVITSGENLAKTLGNTSLWGQLKFLIGSDDKKLLGEDEDRINILLLGMGGLDHDGPFLTDTIIVASYKPSTDQVAMLSVPRDLLVQIPNYGWRKINHANAFGELDNPGQGAELTKKVISQVFNIPIHYYVRIDFAGFKQVIDDLGGVTVEVENTVDDPQYPIKGKETATTSERYEHLYIEPGRVKMDGDLALKFVRSRHAKGIEGSDFARSKRQQKVLLAAKEKALSFGTLANPYKIGRLMDTLSQHLATDLKAWEIIRLFNLGKDVDEEKITRRIFDDGPDGVLYSSVTADGAFVLQPKAGNFSEMQLIAQNIFEPEKLVAMKPKLIEIQNGTKIGGLAYEISQYLESLGYQVIKIGNAPTQDYQKTVVYNRITEAEDTTAQSIAQLLTAELAPTLPDWVKSTTTPKVNVQTDILIILGQDRKNP; from the coding sequence ATGACCAGAACGGAACCAAACTTTCTAAGCGAAGAAGGAAAAATCGTCGAGCAACCTAAGCGAAAGAAAAGAACTATCAGTAAAATAATAATCTATTTACTGATAATTTTTGTAATTCTGGGCATATTTTTTGGCATCGGGGTGATTACTTCCGGCGAAAACCTTGCCAAAACACTTGGTAACACCAGCCTATGGGGCCAGCTCAAATTCCTTATCGGTAGCGACGACAAAAAATTGTTGGGTGAGGATGAGGATCGGATCAATATTCTACTGCTGGGCATGGGCGGCCTGGACCACGATGGACCATTTTTAACCGATACCATTATCGTTGCCAGTTATAAACCGTCGACTGATCAGGTCGCGATGCTATCCGTGCCGCGCGATTTACTCGTGCAAATCCCCAACTATGGCTGGCGCAAAATCAATCACGCCAATGCCTTTGGTGAACTTGATAACCCCGGCCAAGGCGCGGAGCTGACTAAAAAAGTCATTAGCCAAGTTTTTAACATTCCAATCCACTATTATGTCCGAATTGACTTTGCCGGCTTCAAACAAGTGATTGACGACTTGGGCGGTGTTACCGTTGAAGTAGAAAACACTGTTGACGATCCGCAATACCCGATTAAAGGAAAAGAAACGGCCACAACATCTGAACGGTACGAACATCTCTATATTGAGCCGGGCCGGGTCAAAATGGATGGAGATTTAGCCTTAAAATTTGTTCGTAGTCGCCATGCCAAAGGTATTGAAGGCTCGGACTTTGCCAGAAGTAAACGCCAGCAAAAGGTGTTGCTTGCTGCCAAAGAAAAAGCCCTGTCCTTTGGTACTCTGGCTAACCCCTATAAAATTGGCAGGCTTATGGATACGCTTAGCCAACACCTAGCAACCGACTTAAAGGCCTGGGAGATTATCAGATTGTTTAACTTAGGTAAAGACGTTGATGAAGAAAAAATCACCCGAAGAATTTTTGACGACGGTCCGGACGGTGTTTTATACTCATCGGTTACTGCCGACGGTGCATTTGTACTTCAACCAAAGGCTGGAAATTTTTCGGAAATGCAATTGATTGCCCAAAACATCTTTGAGCCGGAAAAATTGGTGGCCATGAAACCAAAACTGATCGAAATCCAAAACGGCACCAAAATTGGTGGCTTAGCCTATGAAATTTCACAGTATTTGGAAAGCCTCGGTTACCAAGTCATTAAAATCGGCAATGCCCCAACCCAGGATTATCAAAAAACCGTGGTCTATAACCGGATTACTGAGGCCGAAGACACAACCGCTCAAAGCATTGCACAACTCTTAACGGCCGAGCTCGCACCAACGCTGCCCGATTGGGTAAAATCAACCACTACTCCCAAAGTTAATGTACAAACTGACATCTTAATTATTTTAGGGCAAGATCGCAAAAACCCATGA
- a CDS encoding glycerophosphodiester phosphodiesterase: protein MLKIGHRGAKAYAPENTIASFKKALDLGVDMVEFDVRITKDKHPVVIHDNRLRRLTKEFMRVNHLTLSQIKKLRVKETEQVPTLGEVLSVIDNKVGILIDLKVKGAAQIVVQTLRDYKIDFDNVMISSVHPSELRLVEQLEPDITTALIFRSNNASNFWLVMDFLAVLFLPVTKYYISWLVRNANANYLNINHRLLNEKKVKMFKKQGIKICAWTVNSKRKIEYLKKIGIDGIITNYPDRL, encoded by the coding sequence ATGCTCAAAATCGGACATCGGGGTGCGAAAGCCTACGCTCCGGAAAACACTATTGCTTCTTTTAAGAAAGCGCTTGACCTTGGCGTTGACATGGTTGAATTTGACGTTCGGATTACTAAAGACAAACATCCGGTGGTTATTCACGATAACCGGTTGCGCCGCCTGACGAAGGAATTTATGCGCGTTAATCATCTGACTTTATCTCAGATTAAGAAGTTGCGCGTCAAAGAAACAGAGCAGGTACCGACGCTTGGTGAGGTGCTCAGTGTCATTGACAATAAGGTTGGCATTTTAATTGATTTGAAGGTTAAGGGTGCGGCCCAAATTGTAGTGCAGACTCTGCGGGATTATAAAATTGATTTTGATAATGTCATGATTTCGTCGGTGCATCCGTCTGAACTGCGCTTAGTTGAACAATTAGAGCCCGATATTACCACAGCACTTATCTTTCGGTCAAACAACGCATCAAACTTTTGGTTGGTAATGGATTTTTTGGCCGTCTTGTTCTTGCCGGTTACTAAATATTACATTTCTTGGTTGGTTCGTAATGCAAACGCCAACTACTTGAACATCAATCATCGTTTGCTGAATGAAAAAAAGGTCAAAATGTTTAAAAAACAAGGAATAAAAATTTGCGCCTGGACCGTCAACAGCAAGCGCAAAATTGAATATCTTAAAAAAATAGGAATTGACGGCATTATAACTAATTATCCAGATCGCCTATGA
- the lepB gene encoding signal peptidase I, translating into MKIFKKNHYPAYLEDDLSVGKQAAIFVWEIFKVVVISLAIIIPVRYYLIKPFYVKGASMEPTFYDHEYLIINELSYHLGSPVRGDAVVFKYPMDPTQYFIKRVIGLPGETVKIADGEVTIINSANPQGVTLDERYLDSTAKTIGDIEVTLGPDEYYLLGDNRLASLDSRVFGPVKEDFIVGKTLFRGWPISRAGLITNNLEYNL; encoded by the coding sequence ATGAAAATTTTTAAAAAAAATCATTATCCGGCCTATTTGGAGGATGATTTATCCGTCGGCAAACAAGCTGCAATTTTTGTTTGGGAAATTTTTAAAGTGGTTGTCATTTCGTTGGCGATCATTATTCCGGTTCGTTACTACCTGATTAAGCCGTTTTATGTCAAAGGGGCATCAATGGAGCCGACATTCTATGATCATGAATATCTGATTATTAATGAACTAAGCTACCATCTTGGTAGCCCGGTCCGCGGCGATGCAGTCGTTTTTAAATATCCGATGGACCCGACTCAGTATTTTATCAAACGAGTTATCGGTTTGCCGGGAGAAACGGTTAAAATTGCCGACGGTGAAGTTACCATTATCAATAGTGCTAATCCGCAGGGGGTGACGCTGGATGAGCGGTATCTTGACAGTACTGCAAAAACAATCGGCGATATTGAAGTAACGCTCGGGCCCGATGAATATTATTTGCTTGGCGATAATCGTTTGGCTAGTCTGGACTCTCGGGTTTTTGGGCCGGTTAAAGAAGATTTTATTGTCGGTAAAACGCTTTTCCGTGGTTGGCCAATCAGTCGAGCGGGCCTTATAACCAATAATTTAGAATATAATTTATAA
- a CDS encoding histidine--tRNA ligase, protein MNTKKPEKDLEPKKPSKKGALKTAQLLRGFKDILPAEQPYWEFIRKTTESFYKGYGFSRIDLPILEEATLFVRSIGKGTDIVEKEMFSFVDQGQGMVVMRPEATASVVRAYLNHGMVNLPQPVKLFYFGPMFRRERPQSGRQRQFHQFGFEIIGDENPVIDAQIIAITNNFFQEIGLGQVSIQVNSIGCPDCRATYVKELVTYYRSKRKLLCEDCKKRLTKNPLRLLDCKKPSCQFVKNEAPQIIDWLDDGCKQHFMKVVEYLDELNISYILNPYLVRGLDYYTRTVFEVWPKEIKEGAQSALCGGGRYDGLVELLGGRPTPAVGVSIGVERVISQLRHNEVEIAVGKTPEVFLAQIGDQAKVKALQLFEQLRKENIEVAENFSKDSLKAQLELANKHKVKYALILGQKEVMDGTILVRDMESGVQEVIDFKKTVGEVKKKLLNGRIKE, encoded by the coding sequence ATGAATACTAAGAAACCAGAAAAAGATTTAGAGCCAAAGAAGCCCAGCAAGAAGGGGGCATTAAAGACCGCTCAGCTGTTGCGGGGGTTTAAGGATATTTTGCCCGCTGAACAGCCGTATTGGGAATTTATCCGTAAAACCACGGAGAGCTTTTATAAAGGGTATGGTTTTTCCAGAATTGATTTGCCAATTTTAGAAGAGGCTACCTTGTTTGTCCGGTCAATCGGCAAGGGCACTGACATCGTTGAAAAAGAAATGTTTAGCTTTGTTGACCAGGGGCAGGGGATGGTCGTGATGCGTCCGGAAGCAACCGCTTCGGTGGTACGGGCATACTTAAATCATGGCATGGTTAACCTGCCACAACCGGTTAAGCTGTTTTATTTTGGGCCGATGTTTCGTCGTGAACGACCACAGTCCGGCCGACAGCGCCAATTCCATCAGTTTGGATTTGAAATTATCGGGGATGAAAATCCGGTCATTGATGCTCAGATTATTGCCATTACTAACAACTTTTTCCAGGAAATTGGTCTGGGGCAGGTAAGTATTCAGGTTAACAGTATCGGTTGTCCTGATTGCCGGGCGACGTATGTTAAAGAATTAGTGACTTACTATCGTTCTAAGCGAAAATTGCTGTGTGAAGATTGTAAAAAACGTTTGACCAAAAATCCGCTACGCTTGCTCGATTGTAAAAAACCATCGTGTCAGTTTGTTAAAAATGAAGCGCCGCAGATTATTGATTGGCTAGACGACGGTTGCAAACAGCATTTCATGAAAGTGGTGGAATATTTGGACGAGCTAAATATTTCTTACATTTTGAATCCGTATTTAGTACGCGGACTTGATTATTATACCCGAACCGTGTTTGAAGTCTGGCCAAAAGAAATTAAAGAAGGCGCTCAGAGTGCGTTGTGTGGTGGCGGTCGTTATGATGGTTTGGTTGAACTCCTCGGCGGTCGACCAACGCCGGCAGTCGGTGTTTCAATTGGGGTTGAGCGCGTTATTAGCCAGTTGCGTCATAATGAAGTGGAAATTGCTGTGGGTAAAACGCCGGAAGTGTTTTTGGCACAGATTGGCGATCAGGCAAAAGTTAAGGCGTTACAGCTGTTTGAACAGTTACGAAAAGAAAATATTGAAGTGGCCGAAAACTTTTCTAAAGACAGTCTTAAGGCTCAGTTGGAGTTGGCTAATAAGCATAAAGTGAAATATGCGCTTATTTTAGGGCAAAAAGAAGTGATGGACGGTACGATTTTGGTTCGCGATATGGAAAGCGGGGTCCAGGAAGTAATTGATTTTAAGAAGACAGTCGGTGAAGTTAAAAAGAAATTGTTAAACGGCCGGATCAAAGAATAA
- a CDS encoding 30S ribosomal protein S21, which translates to MAEVKRKKSETFESLLRRFHKKLQQSGRLIQSRKIRFHEKPKNKTKVRAEALRRKEITEKREYLKKIGKLKDEKTPSSYR; encoded by the coding sequence GTGGCAGAAGTAAAAAGAAAGAAAAGTGAGACTTTTGAAAGCTTGCTTCGGCGGTTTCATAAGAAATTGCAGCAGAGCGGTCGCTTAATCCAGTCTCGAAAGATTCGTTTTCACGAAAAACCAAAGAACAAGACCAAGGTCCGAGCGGAAGCTCTCCGTCGGAAAGAAATTACTGAAAAGCGAGAATACTTAAAGAAAATCGGTAAATTAAAAGACGAAAAAACACCTAGTTCTTATCGTTAA
- a CDS encoding GatB/YqeY domain-containing protein: MDIVSQLEQDYVQAFKKKDELAVLVLRQLKTSIANAEIANNRAKLDEAGLIKLLRSEVKKRRDAAGLYQQGGRAELARKEEQEIEIISRYLPAALSEDQINQKIDEVIAKTGASSVQDMGKVIGAVMASLGGAADGSVVSELIKQKLNKKS, encoded by the coding sequence ATGGATATTGTTTCGCAGCTAGAACAAGATTACGTCCAGGCATTCAAGAAGAAAGATGAACTGGCGGTTTTGGTTTTACGGCAGCTGAAAACCTCAATTGCTAACGCCGAAATTGCCAATAATCGAGCGAAGCTTGATGAAGCTGGCTTAATTAAACTACTTCGCAGTGAAGTAAAAAAACGTCGCGATGCCGCCGGATTGTACCAGCAGGGTGGCCGTGCCGAATTAGCTCGCAAAGAAGAACAAGAAATTGAAATTATCAGCCGCTATTTACCCGCGGCGTTGAGTGAAGATCAGATCAATCAAAAAATTGATGAGGTGATTGCCAAAACAGGCGCCAGTTCAGTCCAGGATATGGGCAAAGTGATTGGCGCCGTTATGGCCTCTTTGGGTGGTGCGGCCGACGGGAGCGTAGTGAGTGAATTGATCAAACAAAAATTAAACAAAAAAAGTTAG
- a CDS encoding TrbC/VirB2 family protein: MNSKRLFNNFLKIFETKATMVVCAVVVFVFVFAPAAFALETGLQYGTASGLGTQDLRVSIMKIIRIILGFVGIIAILITLYAGFIWMTSGGNADKIDTAKRTLRNAVIGLVIIFSAFAIVSFIIGALEGALTQPGLPGGQPPDTGCVNCGHLGGGIIESVYPTPFQRDVPRNTNIQVTFKVPMQPNTIIDGAPASCSVSSPCQGELVADNVKIFKADEDEDDDKLAADEVVVTSTDGKTFIMDVIDYLGDSANKTWYSVKLDNDILKDNGQLAFPGVDDFFLWQFEVGTFLDLDPVEVLNVFPAPDDASDDYDQTSPQAAFATLTVLSNPIAEVVADVDTPVVTAGTTAASVSGTYNGSFNGNVRVTINPGSNTAEVFWETGSADNNSAAAINNNTIGLGSGLLLTLSDGYAAGNQWTITVTAARPADTLRIGSRLYTFVSGTAATNQIQIGNTLTVTAGNIVSALADNLDVEASNTGPSITVTAKLAGSQGNSIVVQTRGTWSDICSGSPLVCNANQNNLARGANQVLTPTTNDAPDQPKNSIISIDFNEPIDVSKVSNATMIVQYEATPGNWQTVNGVYLFSNQYKTVEFLSENACTDVFGNPVINSCGEGIFCLPTVSPDPDPYQATHYRVIVKAGLLKECASNSDCSDPNFNTCVATGSGQACQGTFDAVEAFYPETRDLNANGITDAANNSFNGNKDEYVLNGRSYGKADGPAEQSGQAEYNLNDGVTANLGDDLVWYFYINKTLNLVPPKVSTMGPTINQSAISLTEAPNVTFDKLVSSSSLKPGNNYRDGFCYCQNDSECNQTAGETCDTMRNKCVNANDDAQTFCEQDNECETNRCDNKKYVTLIDRATPKVGWWTTKEDLDTGTPRDGYGDQTRGSIRHTIFNEITNYGAEFGSGVKDIYQNCYFPGGGPDVGPLPNSDCPVTVNLPYCCNGVAYSQADWENTSCFTGY; this comes from the coding sequence ATGAATAGTAAAAGACTGTTTAATAACTTCCTAAAGATTTTTGAAACTAAAGCTACCATGGTGGTTTGCGCCGTGGTAGTTTTTGTTTTTGTTTTTGCGCCGGCGGCGTTTGCCTTAGAAACCGGTCTGCAGTATGGTACAGCATCCGGGCTTGGTACCCAGGATTTGCGGGTAAGTATTATGAAGATTATCCGGATTATTTTGGGATTTGTCGGGATTATTGCCATTTTGATTACGCTTTATGCCGGGTTTATTTGGATGACGTCCGGCGGCAATGCCGATAAGATTGATACCGCCAAGCGGACTCTACGCAATGCCGTCATTGGTTTGGTGATTATTTTTTCTGCGTTTGCCATTGTCAGCTTTATTATCGGAGCGCTTGAAGGCGCGCTGACTCAGCCGGGTTTGCCGGGCGGCCAGCCGCCGGATACCGGCTGTGTTAACTGCGGCCACTTGGGCGGCGGCATCATTGAAAGCGTTTATCCGACACCATTCCAGCGCGATGTTCCTCGTAATACCAATATTCAAGTTACTTTTAAAGTGCCGATGCAGCCAAATACCATTATTGACGGCGCTCCAGCCAGCTGTTCAGTGAGCAGCCCCTGCCAGGGTGAATTAGTTGCTGATAACGTTAAGATTTTTAAAGCGGATGAGGATGAAGACGATGATAAGCTGGCTGCAGACGAAGTGGTGGTTACTAGCACCGACGGTAAAACGTTTATTATGGATGTTATTGATTATTTAGGTGACTCGGCTAATAAAACGTGGTATTCGGTCAAATTGGATAATGATATCTTGAAAGATAATGGCCAGCTGGCTTTTCCGGGAGTTGACGATTTCTTCTTGTGGCAGTTTGAAGTTGGCACTTTCTTGGACCTTGATCCGGTTGAAGTGTTAAACGTTTTTCCGGCCCCTGATGACGCCAGTGACGACTATGATCAAACCAGTCCGCAGGCCGCCTTTGCGACATTGACAGTGCTTTCAAATCCGATTGCGGAAGTGGTGGCTGACGTTGATACGCCGGTCGTTACTGCCGGTACCACCGCTGCCTCGGTTAGTGGCACCTATAATGGATCATTTAACGGCAATGTGCGGGTAACGATTAATCCCGGTTCAAACACTGCTGAAGTTTTTTGGGAAACCGGTAGTGCAGACAACAACTCGGCGGCAGCAATTAATAATAATACGATTGGTTTAGGCAGTGGTTTACTGTTAACTTTGAGCGACGGGTATGCTGCCGGCAATCAGTGGACAATCACTGTTACGGCTGCGCGGCCGGCTGATACGTTACGAATCGGTTCCCGGCTTTATACATTTGTATCCGGCACCGCGGCGACCAATCAAATCCAAATTGGTAATACCTTGACCGTTACTGCCGGCAACATTGTCTCGGCGCTGGCGGACAATCTTGATGTTGAGGCCTCAAATACCGGTCCGTCTATTACCGTCACCGCCAAGTTGGCCGGTAGTCAGGGCAACAGTATTGTGGTCCAGACCCGCGGCACCTGGTCTGATATCTGTAGTGGCAGTCCGCTGGTGTGTAATGCGAACCAGAATAATTTGGCGCGTGGTGCAAATCAGGTTTTAACTCCGACGACTAACGATGCTCCTGACCAACCAAAAAATAGTATTATCAGTATTGATTTTAATGAACCAATTGATGTTTCAAAAGTTAGTAATGCAACGATGATTGTCCAATACGAGGCTACACCCGGCAATTGGCAGACGGTTAATGGAGTGTATTTGTTTAGCAACCAGTATAAGACTGTTGAATTTTTGTCGGAGAATGCCTGTACCGACGTTTTTGGCAATCCAGTGATTAATTCCTGCGGCGAAGGCATCTTTTGTCTACCAACCGTTTCGCCCGATCCCGATCCGTACCAGGCAACTCATTATCGGGTAATTGTTAAGGCCGGGCTATTAAAAGAATGTGCTAGTAATTCCGACTGTTCAGACCCCAACTTCAACACGTGTGTTGCAACCGGTTCGGGTCAGGCCTGTCAGGGAACCTTTGATGCAGTTGAAGCGTTTTACCCAGAAACGCGGGATCTTAACGCCAATGGCATTACGGATGCCGCCAACAATTCATTCAACGGTAATAAAGATGAGTACGTCTTAAACGGCCGGTCGTATGGCAAGGCTGACGGTCCGGCTGAACAAAGCGGCCAGGCCGAGTATAACCTTAACGATGGTGTTACCGCTAATCTTGGTGACGATTTAGTTTGGTATTTCTATATTAATAAGACACTTAATTTGGTTCCGCCAAAAGTGTCAACAATGGGGCCAACCATCAACCAGAGCGCCATTAGTCTGACCGAAGCGCCAAATGTGACTTTTGATAAATTGGTTAGCAGCAGCAGCTTGAAGCCGGGCAATAACTACCGTGATGGTTTTTGCTACTGTCAAAACGATTCAGAATGCAATCAAACCGCTGGAGAAACGTGTGATACGATGCGCAACAAATGTGTTAATGCCAATGATGATGCCCAGACTTTCTGTGAACAGGATAATGAGTGTGAAACTAATCGTTGTGACAATAAGAAGTACGTTACTTTAATTGATCGTGCCACACCGAAAGTTGGTTGGTGGACTACGAAAGAAGATTTGGATACCGGTACGCCGCGCGATGGTTATGGTGACCAGACTAGGGGTTCGATCCGACACACTATCTTTAATGAAATCACGAATTACGGTGCGGAATTTGGTTCGGGGGTTAAAGATATCTATCAGAACTGTTACTTCCCGGGCGGTGGACCGGATGTTGGTCCGCTACCAAACTCTGATTGTCCGGTAACAGTTAACTTGCCGTACTGTTGTAATGGTGTGGCCTATAGTCAGGCTGATTGGGAAAACACGTCGTGTTTTACTGGGTATTAG